The genomic region TTCACTTCCAAATAGCCATAATTATTAACAACTTCCACCACTTCTCGATTTATTTTCCactcttctttaatttttccacCTCCTTGTCTAAAAACCATAATTTTTGACTTGTCCATGTTGATCTTCAAATTCCATAGTCTGCAATACTCCCCTAATTTATTGATCATAATTTGTAAAACTCTCGGGCTGCTTGCTAACACTACCATATCATCAGCATACAGCAATATTCTAATGATAAATCCGTTTAAATCAACGCCTCCTCCTAGAAAATCATGTATGTCATGAAGAAATAATGCAAATAGCAGCGGACTAAGAATGCAGCCTTGTGTAACTCCCATCATACGTCATTTTTTATTAACTGTAGCCTCcccgcagttgcttttcccttgaggaatcgtagaaaatctaaaaaacgtaatattttctacacaaatgtttaattttttatagatgtataacttcttacgtgcgtacatagtacacacGCATTCTTATTTTTTGATTATACcgctatctatccacaattagaaaaatgtctcgaataaaacttgcatatttttacgtaaggaatccaaagctgcaataaaaaaaatggtgattcctatttaagattttaaagttacccccaccacCTCCTCGGGGTGGAGTgattgatatcattcgatagatttttgaagaATCTTATCGGATATTATATTTATATgggatgttcatttcgcgaaatattcggtcttcccgctacttttgggacaccctgtacatagGTTTTTATAAAGAAACACAcaaagaaaaaatcatttttatttggATAAATCTAATTTAATCACAGTTTTAAGATCAGTCATGTTTAGGTATTCCAATATTGTATATCTTATTTCTGATGGTAACTGAGgcgcaattttcttcattattaaGTCAGCGCCTGTAAGTAATTCCATTCTTTTAAAGCCTTCCTTAACCCTAAGTTGTAGTAACGGATGAATATTTACATATATCGAAAAGTCTTCAAGATAATCTTTAATATTTTGTAACTCGTTTTTAATATTGTCGTTACGTAGATATTTAATAAACGCGCCACCTTTATTAGAGTCGCAAATTATTTGATACAATGAAACATTACTATTCTTTATTATCACACTCATCATACTTTGTATTTCTTTTTGGCAGTCTTTAGAGTATTGGCGTAATTCTTCCACGAAATGACAACCATATGGAACAAATATTTGGATCGGATTGTAAATTAACACGGTATATCTGTAAATTACTTGTGCAAGAGCCCTCCATTGTGGAAGGTTTGGTAGATCATGAGACGCTTTTCTTATAACTATCGATAAAGGACTCATGCCTTTATATCCAGCCTGTTTTAAGTCAGCTCCACTTAGAATTAATAATTCTGCAGTCTCTATGCGTGGGTATTTACTTATCGCAAAATATAATGGAGTAGCTTTATCAGTAGTTTTTTTGTTAACATCCGCACCGTTTTCAAGCAAAAACTTAACTATTCCAGGGTTATAATCGACTCCACAAGCTACATGCAGAAGAGTATATCCATGACTTGTACTGAAATCCACGGCTACCCCTATGCTGATAATATATTTTACAATTTCTATATGATTGAATTTAACCGCAGCATGGAATGGCGAATGAGAATAATGGATTGGACTTTCCTCTAGGTTATACACTGCACCGTTTTCTAACAGTAACTGGACAATTTCTAAAGTCCCTTGTGCGCAAGCTTCAAGTAAGGGAGTGAGACCTTCGCTATCGCGAATATTTATATCAACTCCTTTTTCTATAAGTCTGTGAACTATTTCAACATTCCATCCTAAAACAGCATAATGGATTGAACCTTTATTATGCCTATCTCTTAAATCCACGTTAGCGTTATTTAACAGCAAATAGTCTACTACTTCGAAGTGGTCATTATCGGCAGCTATTTGAAGAGGCGTATTTTTGTAATTATTCATAATATCTACATATATCCCctgttctacaaaatattttataatttcgaTATATCCAAAGCGAGCTGCAACATGAATTGGCATACATCCATATCTATCTTTACACTGCATATTTGCTCCAGCTTCTGTGAATAGTCGAATCATTTCAAGATTATTATTTTCGGTAGCGATATGTAAAAGACTTTTCTCCCGAGGATTCTCGATATTGTTCACATGAGCACCTTGTGCCAACAAATATTTGGCTACATCTATGCGGTTGAATTCCAAAGCTATATGTAGTGCCGTAAAGCCTTCGGAATTTACTTCATTAATTTTCTCTAATCTTCTTTTCTCTTCTAATCTACTCTTTCTCTCTCTCTGTCTACCACTTTCAATCAACCGTCGCACTTTCCGTATGTTTCCCGATTTTGTTGCTAAATGCAACTGAAATGGAATCTGTTTCGGCTTCTGCTTCATATTTAAAAATGCGTGTAACACTTCGATGAATTTAGTACTGAACCTATTTTGTTTTTTACATATCTGAAACAGAAAATACatgttataataattgcataatactaactgaaaataattaagggtgattaattaagaatgtccaatttcTGAGTTGTAAATTCTAGACCTCGTCataatattaagatttaacccaaatcacttgaATAAAATGTGATTCCTTACTGAGTTatagtgttttatttaaaaatttaaaaactatttgtacccagtactttaaaactatttgacataatatccacagagaacggcagttctcaccagtagCGCACAACACCCCatgccacattgtttgatttgcttgtctagataatgttaagaagaaatgcgttcaatgtgcttccccgtttaggattcctcttcagggtttgaggtgaatgtattgtgttggcagcaaaagcaaacagtccgaaaaacacactggggcaagcgccgtgtcctggagttcttggatcctgggttatgccggacggtggtgtccagaaggctaagaagtcaacagagaagaaagtttgatggattgttgttggttccatagacatttacgtgtactgtcgtgctttgctctcgaccagtatccctagaaaccattgtacaacgacaggcgaacctgcgtccctcgtcggcggtcaggaggtggctttgagtgcagcgtggacagtgtgcgttcgagtggagaaaatagttgcggctattttcttgggacgaacaggtataattgtgcaatgaagttgggaaaccgcaaaaaaccaacttctccctgttcggggtagggaagaggaaatgttagaggtgggtacggtaggctaacggggtagcctcaaggatgttttcgtactccaccgggagttcgtcaatgcatgtttgcattagagcggacggtacatgaatcttttggcgtttgggctttcggtggagtacgtggccggaagatgaacaggaacatttgagagattcttgtgtgtcggaaggggggccgttgattactttgattgtgaagttcctgttcagagagtttattctctcggtgattttgggggtgttcgagatgttatggatttcgtttgagggatatcgccagtgctcatagttgcatctacgcaagattctacgttctgtTCTCAACAATCTCTCTTGTTTTTGTTTTgaacaaagagagtagatacacgatttgtactccatgacgggtcgaataaaggtcttgtaagtatgaatgagagtcttcttgtgtgtcttgccaatttttcccgagagagcgttgagaagtctggccctgttccttaccctatctaaagttgcctttagatctgcgtcccagttgagagtcctggtaaacagtactcccaaatagtttgCAGTCGGGCTAATAACAAGtctttctcccaacagtctcagtggatattggtcgtcttcattgcgtatgattctatttgacacagaaggggcgcgaaacacaattgttgttgttttgttcgcgttcagcgtgactctccacttacaacaccattcgccgacgccgtccaacagagcctgggctcttctgaagaggagtcgtgggttgtatcgagaggttgttgagagcagagtcgtgtcgtctgcatagagaaacagccgagtacctgggatattttggttagtgatgtcgctgttgtagatgatgtacaacagcggtgctaggactgaaccctggggaactccagcttgtggagtgaagggggtggacttttgatcgcctattttaactctgacagtacggttgtggaggtaggagtgtacaattttggtaaattgcaatggtagcccgatgtccagaagtttccgaacaagcccgtcgtgccagacctggtcgaaagccttctgcacatccagaaatgtggctatggcgaatgaaccatcgttgatggtttgagtaactttggtagtgaaatctattaatgcatgtttagtagatttacctgactggaatccatattggaactttggtatgatattgtggttttcgaaaaagtcattgagcctctcttttaggattagctcaagaactttacccacagtattgattaatgaaattggtctataggattccacgtcggttgggggtttgccttttttcaaaagcatgatggtgttggccactttccaaggagtaggaaagtggctgtttttgagacatgcattgaatattttagttagaagaggaatgatactctctggaagttttttgaggcaccttcggttgatgccatcaggtccgggagcgctgtttttgccgatttggcaaaagctctccgtttccctgtctgtgagggggtccatgataggatcatagactggaatgtagtggttgagagtaacatttacaatgtattctgtgttgaatttaaatatgcgatcaaagttcgcgttatctggagtttgaaaattgttttgaagcgaatttctgaatgcttcggctttcccttctggggaattgactatgtgattgttgaccaacagatgggatggttgagatagtttttgttttgttaggactttgaatttttgccagaatttacctccgtctctgtagtccagttttgaggtagcatcttcccaccggcgagccgttaggacagatatctccctctttatcctggcacagatccggttgtactctgttttgattagtgacacacccctacatgcgacactatatatacacgaaattttctattttctaaacctgactgaatttaaaattgggccaaatcccatcttaaagtttaggaaaagactcgtccatccaaatgttacctctccattttggtccaagggtgtggattttacggcccttcccatttaaagcccgtttttcgttctcgtccccaaaactcccaaaaatttcaaaaatttaagcccgacctttgcgacTTCTGATAGCACAAATCagtacctttccaacgcatgtttatttttgaatatcggttataccattcaaaagttatcgagctcagaaatatgactcaatttttatttaaaaaatggaaactGTTTGTGgatttgtatgtatgtatgtatgtatgtatgtgtgtggaaaagttacaccgatctgaattttttttctgtgtttcaagagggtgtgagggtcgattcagaaccggtctaattttatacttctgactacccgtaagccagctagagggcttCTTCTTCTTCCCGTGTAATAGGTAATTCTGATCTTATATGCTGCTGCTCTAaacagttcggttgatgtgcatccgtaccattctctcaagttacgcaaccacgaaattcgtctccttgctacacttctcttgccctggattttcccctgtataatcaactgaagtatgttgtatctctcattacgcataacatgccccaggtactgcagctttcgtgtcttgatggtttccaatatttccagtcttttgttgactcttctcatgattTCGTTGTTTGTTGTAtactcggtccatgatatcttcagaattcttctatacacccacagttcaaatgcttccaactttttagtagtcgatgcgtcGACCTAGctagagggctaggtagatacaaaatagcatattttttgggcgtatatatcttaggttcaaggaaagacacgaaaatcgcaaatacaccaaatcaatagggttgagttaagcttttaaaaatgcgcctaagcgatcaagctgagacatacacactgctcaccatagccaaaaaactgaaaaattaaactttgaaaattttggtttttcgacaattactcaaaatttcaacctacgaattgcgccgataactgagcgtttgtagaaggactcaggatgcgtctaacggtgtacaccttatatctgggaaaattcgaatttttaagttatatgcttcataattatgatcaaatctatttcttatgggaaaaacggtttttcaagctcaataattcctgtaacaGTTAttatactcgatcttggatgcatcagataccacttgtcaatacgtttcaaattcatgtttagtgatcaacatcaggtaagccgttcagaagttatagagctccaaaagtataattagtccaggaactgaaatttttcacttcgcaatttttacagaatggataga from Diabrotica virgifera virgifera chromosome 3, PGI_DIABVI_V3a harbors:
- the LOC126882268 gene encoding serine/threonine-protein phosphatase 6 regulatory ankyrin repeat subunit B-like; its protein translation is MKQKPKQIPFQLHLATKSGNIRKVRRLIESGRQRERKSRLEEKRRLEKINEVNSEGFTALHIALEFNRIDVAKYLLAQGAHVNNIENPREKSLLHIATENNNLEMIRLFTEAGANMQCKDRYGCMPIHVAARFGYIEIIKYFVEQGIYVDIMNNYKNTPLQIAADNDHFEVVDYLLLNNANVDLRDRHNKGSIHYAVLGWNVEIVHRLIEKGVDINIRDSEGLTPLLEACAQGTLEIVQLLLENGAVYNLEESPIHYSHSPFHAAVKFNHIEIVKYIISIGVAVDFSTSHGYTLLHVACGVDYNPGIVKFLLENGADVNKKTTDKATPLYFAISKYPRIETAELLILSGADLKQAGYKGMSPLSIVIRKASHDLPNLPQWRALAQVIYRYTVLIYNPIQIFVPYGCHFVEELRQYSKDCQKEIQSMMSVIIKNSNVSLYQIICDSNKGGAFIKYLRNDNIKNELQNIKDYLEDFSIYVNIHPLLQLRVKEGFKRMELLTGADLIMKKIAPQLPSEIRYTILEYLNMTDLKTVIKLDLSK